GATTTTCAGAGATTATCTGGGACTCAGTCTCATTTTAGCATACTTGGAAATGGGGCTTTCCTAAATTCAAAAGGAAACTTTACATCCTATAATGAAAGTCAGAGTCCTAATCATAAGCAGGAACTTTATGAAAGGGGGGCTGCACCCAAGTAGAGAAGTGTGGAGGGTGGGGCCACCTGTGCTCTGACAGTGTACTTCTCAGAGCCCTGCAGAGCCTGGAGCCCAACACCTCAGTATGAAGTGATTTCCAAAGAAGCGATGTCCAGATGACTTCACAGAGAGTACTCAGGACGGAGGGGCAGGAGCCGAGGGCTCCTTGGGCACCTGGCTCTGTGATTTTAGGCCCCATGTGTTTTAGGGCTTTCTAATATCCTATCTAATATCAAATCTGTTGATTTGAATACCCTCATCCCAGCTGGATGCCTAGGGGCTTGGGGGGAGAATGGTTgggaaaatgttttttccttctagTCCCCAGGAACCAGTCTAACCACCCCCCAAACTCCACTCCCAGTACTAGATTCAGGGAGAGAGACTTGGCAAGCAGAGCAgattccctcccaccctccatcccAGCTTCCTAGAGTGGTCAATGGCCTCTTTAAAGCCCCCATACTCCTCCCCAACCCAACTCTCGGATGAGGACTGTAGGACAGACACCAGGAAGAGACCTTGGGAGGCCTAGACCCACTTGGACACCCCCAGGACGAAAGCCAATGCTCTGGCTTCCACTTTGCCAGCCCCACTGCTCCCTCGGACCCTGTCTCGCTAAatgcttctcttctcttctgctcACTCCtgtcaatcattttttaaattttttttctgaaatactatttcttttttaaaacattgaactTGTGAGAGAGACATGACAGGCCCACGGGAAGCTCTCTGGGCTGCTGCAAAATTCTCTTAGGTTGATAGCACTCTGGATACACATGTCTTCTGGGAACCAATGGGCTTTCAAAGATTGGCTTGCTCCTGTCTGCCTGGCTATGAAGACCACCTTGGCTGACCCAGAGGGGGTCTGACCCCTTTCCCCACTCTCCATCAGAGGGGAGGCCAGGTCCCAGTGAGGACAGTGAAAAGAAGTTCTTCCTCGGTCCTCATCAGATCCCCGGAGCTGAGGGAGAGACCTGCAGCCAAACCTGACCTGGACAGGGAGGGCAGAGGCCTGGATGTGGAAGGCAGGCCTATCACCCACAGGCCCTCATCCCTGCCTGCTTCTCACCAGGGGATGCTGTGTTTCTGGAGAATGAGGCTCAGCGCAGAGAGTACGTGTTGAACCAGAACGGCCTCATCTATCTGGGTACTGCTGACTGCATCCAGGAGGAGTGCTGGGACTTTGGCCAGGTACGGGGGCCTCCGGGGAAGGTGAGGGGTTACCCCGTAACTTTCAGTGTTCAGGCCAGACAGAGCTGGCAGATCCAAAACTCCTGATCATGAGGCCATGTCTCTAAGCAATTTCAGCTCAGTGGTGCCTTTCTTTCATCAGGGCCACATCAAACCAGCCTCCAGAGTTATCTTCCTAAAGACCATACAAATTAAACCTCTGTTAAATCCCCACTGTCTACAGGGCAAAAACCAAATCCTCTGGCATGACACACAGGCCTTTCACAGCCAGGTCGCTGCTTTCCTTTCCCCAAGAGCCACCCATGCTGCAGCCCCTGGCCAGCCCCTGGCCATGCAGGCTgattgttccctctgcctggaatagcTTTCCTTCTTTATCCCCTAGGAAGCATCTACCCATCTTTTAAGACCCTCTGAAATCCATCCTCAGCCGCCAAAGGCAGAGTGAATCTCTCCACTGTGCTCTCTGCTCTGGGTTGGCATCTCTCCTAGAGTCCTGGTCATGTTGCTAAGATCTACAGTCTATGTGGTTACATGTCCCTCTCCACTCCTAACCGCGGGCTTCTCAAGAGCAGGGGCTGCCTTGATATCTTCCACACGTGTCAGTACCAGCAGGAGCAATAAGAGTGCATGAAGTGGGTAAagatagaaatgaaaggaaacaacaCAGCCCTGGTCTTCAAGAGCTCACACCCTATCAGGAGAGTCAGACAACAGAATAGGCAAAGGACTAGACTTCCAGGCCCAGAGACCGGGTCGGGGGGGggccggagtgggggtggggggcaacaAAGCCAGGGCAGAAGGAGGGAAATCTGAGTCTGGGAGAAGGACCAGGTGATGGGGAttgactgggggggggggtgcagacCCTTTGTCATGGCCCTGTGTGGTCCTTACAGTTCGAGGGGGATGCCATGGACCTCAGCCTGAGCCTGCTGAGCATAGACAAGCAGGTGGAGAAGTGGAGCAACCCCGTGCATGTGGCCCGAGTTTTGGGTGCCTTGGTGAGTGAGAGGAGGGGAACTGTGAGCCCTCTGACAGAGCTGCCCCCCTCTATGGCGCTGGATATCTTCAAAAACACCAATGGTTCCCTCCTCCCAGGGTACGGAGATAGTTCCTGGAGAAGGGCATGAGTGAGGAGGGGAGGACAGTAGCATCTACAGGGGCGATAGAAGCGAAGGGAGATATCATCCTTTAGGATGTAAGCCAGCGAGGACTAAAACTGGCCTGGATTTCCTCAGAGCACTCCCCTGTCCCGCTTCCTCCTCACATCCCAAACTGGAGGCCTAGATCCCCCAGGGAGAGACTAGGGTTCATCTTACTCAGGGTTTGCTGCTAAGGTGGTCAAAGGGacgtgtttttatttttaaatgttttctacaaAAATGCTGACCATAAAGCTACCTTGGTGCGTTCCCCATTGTCCCTAAAAGTGCTTTCACAGGAGTAATGTGTTCCCCATTTCTTCTTGTGCCATTGGACTCCCCCCTGAAGAGGTGGTGAGAGATAGGAGCAGCCTGCGAGGAAGAGGAATCTTAGGAGGAGTGGGCCTTGAGGCCCCAGGTGCAAATGCCCTCGAAGGAGTTAGGGCCTGGCAAGTGAAGGAGCAGGGAGCCCAGCCCCCGTGAGGGGCCACGCACACTCCTCTTGTGGCTGGAGCTTTCTTTGCCAGTGTGGTCCACAAACCCCTTGCTTTCCGAGGACTTGTTAACAAGGTGGATTCCTGGACCCCACCCCTAGAGATATAACCCAATGGGCTAGGGTAGAGTCCAGGAACATGCAGGATTAACAAGTTTTAGGTGAGTCTGATGCATACGGTCTGTTCACTATGCTTGGAGATCTGTGATGGGCCCTCCTCAACCTCCATCCTTGCCCTAtgccctgcccccccaccccgcccacaaGTCCCTTCCACCACGGAAGCTATCCTGGGCTGGGACTCCCATAATAGCCACCCATTTGCCCAAACAGCTGCATGCTTTCAAGGAGAAGAAGGTCCTGCCCACGCTGCAGATCCAGGCCGCCCGGGAAGGGTCCTTGCTGAACAAGCACAGAGGCAGCATGCCCATCCTGCGGCAGTGGCTCAGAGGCCAAGGACGACCTGTGTATGATGATGAGGCCTGGGTGTCCGCTGCTGTTGCTTGCACAGGTACAGGTACAGAGCAGGCTTGCCTGCTGCACCCACAGGTCCCCTTGGCTACTGTACAGAGTGTCTGCCCTGCTTCTCGGCTTGCCCTGGGGTTCCATGTGGGCGGGACATCTCCCAAAGCAGGCACTTCCTCTACTCATACCTGGTTCAGGTACACCATCTGGCCAAGAACCTAGTTCCTTGTCCTGGACAGCTCCTCCTGACCATCTTCTGCTCCTTTTCCCCCTCGGCAGAGTTGGGCCCATTTGGCAAACTCTGTTCCCAAACTCACTTTCTCCCCCAAACTTGCCCTCCCCTGTCCCAGTAGAGAAGCCCCCGGTGCTTGGCTGTATCTTCTGTCAGCCTCCCCCTGCTCGATGCTCTGCCCGCTGTGTAACTTGTTTGTACCTCATTTCTCGGCTTTATAGGTCCTGTGCCAGGTGTCAGTTCTAACTTCCTGGTGCCCATACCCCTCTTTTTCTACAATGTCACCTGGCATTTAAGACAATGACTGCCCTGTGGATCACTGAAAATGCTAGCCATGCTGCTCCCCTCCCAACCTTAGGCGTCTCTGGTGCCCTCTGACTCTGCCCCTTCCACGCAGTGTTGCGGTGCCTGGGAATCCCTGCCCGAGTCGTTACCACGTTCGCCTCAGCCCAGGGCACTGGAGGGGGCCTGCTTGTGGATGAGTACTACAATGAAGAGGGGCTTCAGAATGGAGAAGGCCAGAGAGGCAGAATCTGGTGAGAAGCCTGAAGGTCACAGATTGGAAGGGCTCCAAACCTGCGTGGTATGACCCATGGGAATCCCCGCACCCAGTGCCCCAGGCACCGAGAGGAGACCTTCACGATTCTTGGAGGCAGGACACTGATGGTCAGTAGTGGCAGGCACACCCCTTCCTGGGAGTGTCACAGCCACTTTTACACAGTGTCCTTCCATCCCCCTGGCAACAATGACTGCCATTTCTAGAGCCTCTTCAGGattcccttttttccccacttaaatTGTTCCTTTTGCTACCTTCAGGATCTTCCAGACGTCCACAGAATGCTGGATGACTCGGCCTGCTTTGCCCCAGGGTTATGATGGATGGCAGATTCTGTACCCCGGTGCTCCTATAGGAGATGGAGGTAAAGCTGGGGGTAGGCCCAGGGCCACCCTGGGCTGCACAGAACTGCATGGGCTGAAGGAGTCCCTCAGAGAGGAAACAGGAGCAGCAGGTGGTCTAAAGGGGCTCTGCATCCTCTAAAAGAGGAGAAGTGGAAAAAAGGATAGTGGCTGGCAGAATGCCAGTGAGCACAAGGGGACAAACGTGTTAGTGATCTCAGCCCCAGGCTGTGGGGAGACTAGCCCCACCACAGAGCAAAAGGCAAGAGCGCTGAGTCTCAATGAAGGGCAGAGAGTCTTAAGAAAGTTGATGGATGGGCTGGGTCAAGGTCTTATAGGGTAGGACTTCTGAGGTTCTAGATATGGATGAAGAAATTACCAAGACAGGCCATAAAAGGATGGCTCTTCCTTTCCCAGGAACAGAACAGTCACAaggcctggcatataataagtgctcaataaatgtgaccTAGTCCTATCGTATCTGTAGCAAAACTGGCTTTGGAACTCCTGTGTACTATGTTCCTCTGAGGTTCTACCTGCCAGTTTCTGAGAGGGATCCTGTCACAGGCCATAACCAAAAAGTATTGCCACTAAACAGTTGTGAGTTTCATCTCTACAAGGCCCTTGTGGAAACCCTGCCCAGGGCCCACCTCTGACCTTGATCCTGGGGGAGGGAAAATAGAGTCTAGGATGGGGACTGAGGTATGCAGCTCTGACCCAAGCAGAGGTCTGGGCGTGGCTCCTCTTGCTCACTGACCTTTCTCTCCCTCAGTCCTGAGGGCCTGTGATCTGGTCCCAGTCAGAGCAGTCAAGGAGGGGACACTGGGGCTGACCCCTGCAGTATCAGACCTTTTTGCCGCAGTAAACGCCTCATGTGTGGTCTGGAAGTGCTGTGAGGATGGCTCACTGGAGCTGACCAACTCCAACACTAAGTATGTTGGCAACAACATCAGTACCAAAGGTGTGGGCAGTGACCGCTGTGAGGACATCACTCAGAATTACAAGTATCCTGAAGGTACTGGGCAGGGGAGGGCCCCAGACTTCTTAGCCCCTGAACCaacaaagggaagggaagggatgggCCAGACGGATGCAGGCCATAGAGAATTGCCGTCCTTTCCCCATCATATCATATAAAACGGGGTTTCTCAACCCCCTTTGATACTATTGCCATTTGGGGCCAGGTAACTTTGTTGTGGGAGCTATGCATCATAGGAcatttagcagcattcctggtctCTGTCCACTAGATGCCCCACTagcacccccccccacacacaccaccaccaccagttgtgacaaccaaaaacatctccagacatttccaaataTCCTGAGGGGCAAAAATTTCCCCCGGTTGATAACCACCACTATAAAACCACCCCATGAAACTGCTCGAAGAtgttctccctctccccctcttgTCAAGCACCCCTTAATCTGTTCCTCCTCATTAGTTAATGGCACCACCATCCAGCTCTTTGTCCAAATAAGAAGGCTTGCACTCGCCTCACCTCTTCCCCGTTTACCATCCCACGTTACTCTCACACCTGTCTTCTCATCTCCTTCCCCACCGTCTATGGGTAACCGAGGGCCTCATCAGCGCTTGTCTGTAGTGTTccaacagcctcctaactggagCCCCCGGCTCCAATATCTCCATCATTATTCCCTTTCCAACTTTCAGTTTCCAGATGAGCTTTCTAAGACACAAATATAATTATGTTACTCCCCTGCTCCAGAGTATTCCTTGACCCCCATTGACCTTGGAATAAGTCCAAACACCTTCATCTAGGAAGATTCAAGTCCCTGCCAAAGTGTCCTCAGAGACAGTGTGACTTGTCCAAAAGCTTGCTCTCCCAACTGTTCAAGGGGCAAACTCATAGCACTTGAAAAAGAACTTTGTCCTTGAGTGACTTAGAAGGGACATGCTTTATATGAGGTAGATCTTTctagcacagatttttttttttttttttttttagctaaataCGGCCTTAGAGGTTTGCAAAGCTCTTGTGACTTTGGCATTGAGCAACAGTGGGTAAATGAATCTTAATCCTGGGCTTTTATTAGAAGGGTCTATACCTGCTGGGTAAGAGGTCTGCCTTGATTCTCCCCTTCTTCAGGATCTCTTCAAGAAAAAGAGGTGCTGGAGAGAGTCCAGAAAGAGAGACTGGAACATGAGGAAGACAGTGAAATCCATCTTCCTAGTCTTGAGACTGCCGACCCTCTGTACCTGTTTTTGGAAACGCCCGGCTCCCTACCCCAGGGAGGCGACATGCAGCTCTCTGTGACCCTGGTTAACCTCAGTGACCAAGAGAAGGAGGTGCAGCTGGCAATTGGGGTACAGGCCATGTACTACAACGGCATCCTTGCTGCCCATCTCTGGAAGAAGCAGCTGTCTTTGACACTCAGTGCCAACCTGGGTAACTCTATGGCCCCACCAGAGGCCCATACACCCAGCTCCCACCCTGGGCAGACAGTAGCTATAGGGCTCCCCTTGCAGGTCTGAATAGGTGGCTTCTAGCCCCTGGGGTCCTCTCTCCCTCAACATATATTTACTGCGCTTTGCACAGaagaaaaaccccacaaaaaacccacaattcTGATTGCAGTAACATAAGTAAATAGACCATAGCAGCAGGGTACAAAGTGTTTGATAAGGTAAACAGAGTACAGTGGTAAGGCCGTATCGCACCCAGGCTGGAGCAGGCTGCCCCCAAGTAAGTCAGACTGCACTTGTTCTTAACAGATGAATAGGAAGGACAGCGATGGACAGAAAAGTGAGTCgtgagcattccaggcagaaggaacaagtGCACAGGCTCCTCCTCCCAGAAGTTCTTATTTAATTGATCTGGAATGGGGTCCAGGcactggtatttttttaaagctccctatTATTTTAGGGTTGAAAGTCCCTGGACAAGAGCAGAACAAAGGTGCTTCAAACTTTGCTGCGATCCGAATCACCTAGGGAAGTTTGGTGCTCAGCCtgcaccccagaccaattaaatcagaaattcCATGGTTGGAGCCAAacatcaaaaacaattttaattcctTGGGTGGTTCCAACATGCAGGCAAGAGAGAACAGTGGAACAGAGCTTGCCTACATTATTGCAAAAGCCTCCTAACCACCACTCCTCACCGCTGCCTCCAGTCTCTCCACCACGTTTCCTTTCCAAGGGGTTGGGAGGAGTGATAGGGGAGCTGATGGGGCCAGATCACGCAGGAGCTTGTGTATCACGCTAAGCAGTTTGAGTTTTGTTCTTTGGGCAATGAGGAGCTGGTGAAAATTTCTAATGAGAGAGTCAATGTGATCAgaaattcactgaaaaaaaaaaaagaacttttggCAGAATGGAATGGAAGGGGTCATGTtagagtagtggttctcaaccttcgCTGCACActgaatcacctgggaattttaaaaatactgttaccGGGGCCTCATCTTTCTGGCTTCAGTGAGGTCCCGGCGCCTGTGCATGGTGTGTGTAACTATTGCTTGTTTTGGGGTACACACACTCGGCCCTTTGCACTGACTCCACCATCACGTTTCAGTTAGGAGGATCACCACCAGCCTGTCCTACTCCAATTTTGAGCAAAGCCCACCTGAGAACAGCTTCCTCAGGCTCGCGGTCATGGCAACACACTCCAAGTCCAGCCTCAGCTGCTTTGCTCAGGAAGACATCGCCATTTGTAGACCATGCCTTGTCATCGAGGTAGGCAGCCATCTTCCCCCAAACTGCTCTCATTTGCCACTACTCAGGTCCCCATTTCAGAAGGAATCAGAGACCTTCAATCTTCAGAGCAGGTATGTGCAGCAGGATTGCCAGAAAATGCTAGGTTGAGAGATCCTTTTCTTGAAAGAGATGGTTTTTTCACATGTGCTACTTGAGTTCAAATCTTCCAACTTTAGTTGGTTAAGGAAAGGTTTCTAAAATCGGGGTCTTCCCAGTTGCTGCCTCCAGACTTATAGAGATAATAGTCTACGTTTACTTAGTACTTTATACATAGGCCAAAGTATTTTCATctcctttaattcttttaatacaAAAGCCCTGTGAGGTGGAACTGTCCCCAttattcagatgaggaaacagtccTAGAGAACACCATGCCCAAGATCATAAAAATGGGACATTTTTAGAATCTTATGGCTCTTGGTCCAGTACTCTTTCCACGTCTACCCTGGCCCAAATGAATGTGATTTGGTCCTTGCCCTCGAGGAGTTTATAGTTGGGTAAGCGAGACACAACATTTGGTCATCTGTGTAAGTGCTTTAATAGAGGTACAAAGGCACTATGGGATAAGTGACGTAAAGGGGATTAATTCCATCGGGTGGATTTGAGGAAaacttcatggaggaggtggcatttatACTGGGCCTTGAAAAATGGGTAAGCTTTCTGTGCAGAGGTGGGAGAAAACCCTGGCAGGCAGAAGACTGAGCAAAGAGGCCCAAAGGAAGGGAACCTGAGGAGTGTGCTGGGGATGGGGAAGTACCCGATGTGGCTTGGATGTTGTTTATTCAAGGGAAGGATAGATGAAGTCGGAGAGGTGGTTGGAGTCAGACCACAAGGGCTCTGAATGCCAACTGAAGCTCAATTCCAGACATAATGGGAAACCCCCCAAGGTCTCTAAGTGAAGGAGAGGCACCATCAGAGATGGTCAGTGATGGATCAAGGATGAGAGGGAATGCAGGAAGACCAGGTAGAGGGGTAAAGAAGTCAGCTGTGATATGTGGGTCAGGGTATCAGCGGTAGGAGAGTACTTGAGGAGGGTATGGGGAGGGTGCCTAGGAGGCGAAGGAGTGACTGTGGCTCTGTGCTCTTGGCCTTTGCACCAAGTTTTGCTTCTTCCCACAGATGCCAGAGGAAGCAGAGCAATATCAACCTCTTAAGGCCTCAGTCAGCATCTGTAACTCCCTAGATGCAACCATGAAGGATTGTGTAATCTCCATTCTTGGAAGGGGGCTTATTCACAGAAAGAGGAGATACAGGTAAGAGACCACAGCTTCTAATCCCACAACACATCTCAACTGGTCAGAAAGGCAGGGACCCAAGATTAATGCCTGTCCTTTTGCTATATCCATAGACAGAGCAAATATGCTCTGAAGTAAGGGATTAGAACCTCTCTCATCCCGGGGCCACCATGTGGTTAGGCGGACAGGAGTGAGGGAGGCTGTGTGCTCCTTAAGCATCCATCTGACCCTGTTTGCTGTCCTGATCATGCAGGAAGAGCAAGCATATTGGTGGTGAACGCAGGTGAGGGGGTTAGGGCTAGGTTCTAGAGAATATCACAGGGAGGGTAGGCTGCATTCTACTAATGCCCACCACAATattgagttttatttaaatattcttttattcttattcccTACTCCCATGCCCACCATCCTTCATACTCTTTTGTTAGTATGTGTAAAATGTACTGTTGCTTCATGAACCTGTATTTTTAACTTACATAaatgatattctttttcttacttttaactCAGATCTGTTTTGAAGATTTATCCACATAAGTCAAGTCCGTTGTTTCTGCTACATAATACCCCATGGTCCCATCC
The nucleotide sequence above comes from Rhinolophus ferrumequinum isolate MPI-CBG mRhiFer1 chromosome 6, mRhiFer1_v1.p, whole genome shotgun sequence. Encoded proteins:
- the EPB42 gene encoding protein 4.2 isoform X3; the protein is MVEERDTQSWTISVTTPSDAVIGHYSLLLQVSGRKPRLLGQFTLLFNPWVRGDAVFLENEAQRREYVLNQNGLIYLGTADCIQEECWDFGQFEGDAMDLSLSLLSIDKQVEKWSNPVHVARVLGALLHAFKEKKVLPTLQIQAAREGSLLNKHRGSMPILRQWLRGQGRPVYDDEAWVSAAVACTVLRCLGIPARVVTTFASAQGTGGGLLVDEYYNEEGLQNGEGQRGRIWIFQTSTECWMTRPALPQGYDGWQILYPGAPIGDGVLRACDLVPVRAVKEGTLGLTPAVSDLFAAVNASCVVWKCCEDGSLELTNSNTKYVGNNISTKGVGSDRCEDITQNYKYPEGSLQEKEVLERVQKERLEHEEDSEIHLPSLETADPLYLFLETPGSLPQGGDMQLSVTLVNLSDQEKEVQLAIGVQAMYYNGILAAHLWKKQLSLTLSANLVRRITTSLSYSNFEQSPPENSFLRLAVMATHSKSSLSCFAQEDIAICRPCLVIEMPEEAEQYQPLKASVSICNSLDATMKDCVISILGRGLIHRKRRYRLSSVRPGSTLCTQFLFTPTKVGLQRLTVEMDCNMFRNVTNYKSVTVVAPELAA
- the EPB42 gene encoding protein 4.2 isoform X2, producing MGQALGIKSCDFQAARNNEEHHTKDISSRRLIVRRGQPFSIRLHFRAPVHTFLPALKKVALITQTGEQPSKNNGTQATFPISSLRDQKWWSAMVEERDTQSWTISVTTPSDAVIGHYSLLLQVSGRKPRLLGQFTLLFNPWVRGDAVFLENEAQRREYVLNQNGLIYLGTADCIQEECWDFGQFEGDAMDLSLSLLSIDKQVEKWSNPVHVARVLGALLHAFKEKKVLPTLQIQAAREGSLLNKHRGSMPILRQWLRGQGRPVYDDEAWVSAAVACTVLRCLGIPARVVTTFASAQGTGGGLLVDEYYNEEGLQNGEGQRGRIWIFQTSTECWMTRPALPQGYDGWQILYPGAPIGDGGSLQEKEVLERVQKERLEHEEDSEIHLPSLETADPLYLFLETPGSLPQGGDMQLSVTLVNLSDQEKEVQLAIGVQAMYYNGILAAHLWKKQLSLTLSANLVRRITTSLSYSNFEQSPPENSFLRLAVMATHSKSSLSCFAQEDIAICRPCLVIEMPEEAEQYQPLKASVSICNSLDATMKDCVISILGRGLIHRKRRYRLSSVRPGSTLCTQFLFTPTKVGLQRLTVEMDCNMFRNVTNYKSVTVVAPELAA
- the EPB42 gene encoding protein 4.2 isoform X1 → MGQALGIKSCDFQAARNNEEHHTKDISSRRLIVRRGQPFSIRLHFRAPVHTFLPALKKVALITQTGEQPSKNNGTQATFPISSLRDQKWWSAMVEERDTQSWTISVTTPSDAVIGHYSLLLQVSGRKPRLLGQFTLLFNPWVRGDAVFLENEAQRREYVLNQNGLIYLGTADCIQEECWDFGQFEGDAMDLSLSLLSIDKQVEKWSNPVHVARVLGALLHAFKEKKVLPTLQIQAAREGSLLNKHRGSMPILRQWLRGQGRPVYDDEAWVSAAVACTVLRCLGIPARVVTTFASAQGTGGGLLVDEYYNEEGLQNGEGQRGRIWIFQTSTECWMTRPALPQGYDGWQILYPGAPIGDGVLRACDLVPVRAVKEGTLGLTPAVSDLFAAVNASCVVWKCCEDGSLELTNSNTKYVGNNISTKGVGSDRCEDITQNYKYPEGSLQEKEVLERVQKERLEHEEDSEIHLPSLETADPLYLFLETPGSLPQGGDMQLSVTLVNLSDQEKEVQLAIGVQAMYYNGILAAHLWKKQLSLTLSANLVRRITTSLSYSNFEQSPPENSFLRLAVMATHSKSSLSCFAQEDIAICRPCLVIEMPEEAEQYQPLKASVSICNSLDATMKDCVISILGRGLIHRKRRYRLSSVRPGSTLCTQFLFTPTKVGLQRLTVEMDCNMFRNVTNYKSVTVVAPELAA